DNA from Desulfovibrio porci:
CATGCATCTGGCCGCGGAAAGCCATGTGGACCGCTCCATCGACAGTCCTGCGGCTTTTCTTGAAACCAATGTGCGCGGCACGTTCACCCTGCTGGAGGAAGCCCGCCGCTACTGGAAAAATCTGAGCGCCACGGCTTCCCCCAAAGCCCGGGATTTTCGCTTTCATCATATTTCCACCGATGAAGTTTTCGGCGATCTGAGCGGCGGCGAGGATTTCTTCACTGAGGAAACGCCTTATGCGCCCAGTTCGCCCTATTCGGCCAGCAAGGCGGCTTCGGACCATCTGGTGCGGGCCTGGCAGCGCACTTACGGCCTGCCCACCCTGGTGACCAATTGCTCCAACAATTACGGTCCGCGCCAGTTCCCGGAAAAACTTATTCCCCTGACCATTCTCAACGCCCTGGCCGGACGGGAACTGCCCGTCTACGGCGACGGCGGCCAGATCCGCGACTGGCTTCATGTGGAGGATCACGTGCGGGCTCTGCTGCTGGTCCTGGCGCATGGACGCGTGGGCGAAACCTACGCTGTGGGCGGGCATTGCGAGCGGCGGAACATCGACGTGGTCCATGCCATCTGCGACATTCTGGAAGAAATGGCCCCTCAAAAACCGGAAGGCGTCAGCCGTTACGCGGATCTGATCCGCTTTGTACGCGACCGGCCGGGCCATGACGGGCGCTATGCCATTGACGCATCCAAGATCGCCGCGGAACTGGGCTGGCGGCCACGGGAGACATTCGCCACCGGCCTGCGCAAAACTGTACGCTGGTATCTCGACAATGAACCCTGGTGGCGGGCCATACTGGACGGCACCTACCGTTGTGAGCGCCTGGGAACGCAGGTCTGAGGGAACATCACATGAACTACAAAGGCATTGTTCTGGCCGGCGGCACAGGCACGCGCCTGCATCCCATCACCTTGGGCGTGTCCAAGCAGCTTTTGCCTGTCTATGACAAGCCCATGATCTATTATCCCATGTCCGTGCTCATGCTGGCGGGCATCCGGGACATACTGCTCATTTCCACGCCCCTGGATCTGCCCCAGTACCAGCGCCTGCTGGGCGACGGCTCCCGTTTCGGCCTGCGCCTGAGCTATGCCGTGCAGCCGGAACCGGCGGGCATTGCCCAGGCTTTTGTCATCGGCGAACAGTTTCTGGCTTCCTCGCCGGTCTGTCTGATTCTGGGCGACAATATTTTTCACGGCCAGCATTTTACCGAAAAACTGCTGCGCGCCGCTTCTCAACAGCAGGGAGCCACCATTTTCGGCTATATGGTCAAGGATCCCGAACGCTTCGGCGTGGTGAGCTTCGACGACGCGGGCAATGCCACGGCCATTGAGGAAAAGCCGGACAAACCGCAGTCCCCCTTTGCCGTCACCGGACTGTATTTCTATGACCACGGCGTGGTGGACGTGGCCAAGGCCATCAAGCCCTCGGCGCGCAACGAGCTTGAAATCACCAGCGTCAATCAGGCATATCTTGAACGCGGGCAACTGCGAGTGGAAAAGCTGGGGCGCGGCTTCGCCTGGCTGGATACGGGCACGCACACCAGTCTGCTGGAAGCCTCGGCCTATGTGCAGACCATTGAGGAGCGTCAGGGCCTCAAGGTGGCCTGCCTGGAGGAAATCGCCTGGCGGCAGGGCTGGATAGACGACGCGACCATGGAACGGGCCGGACAGTTTTTTGCTAAAACCGGTTACGGACAGTATCTGTTGCGCCTGCTGCAAACGCGCTGACCGGAGAACTAATGGAATTCAAAACCCTGGCGCCCAACGGCCCCGTGCTGATGATTCCCACCGTGCATGGCGATGAACGCGGCTTTTTTCTGGAAACCTTCCGGCAGAATGAATTTGACGCCCAGTGCGGCCCTCATGTTTTTGTACAAGACAATCACAGCAAATCCCGTCAAAATGTCCTGCGCGGCCTGCACTATCAGCTTGAGCGCCCCCAGGGCAAGCTGGTGCGGGTGATCCAGGGGCACGTCTGCGATGTGGCCGTGGATCTGCGCGCTTCCTCGCCCACATTCGGCCAAAGCTTCACGGCGCTGCTGGATGACGTAAACCGCCATATGCTCTGGGTGCCGCCCGGCTTTGCGCACGGTTTTCTGGTGTTGAGCCCGGAAGCCGAATTTGTCTACAAATGCACGACATATTATGCGCCCGAGGATGAGCACTGCCTGCGTTGGGATGATCCGGCCATAGGTATAGACTGGCCCCTGTCTGACGCAGATCCGG
Protein-coding regions in this window:
- the rfbB gene encoding dTDP-glucose 4,6-dehydratase; translation: MTHTLLVTGGAGFIGSAVVREVLAASAWRVVNVDKLTYSGNPASLADVADNPRYHFIRADIADAAAMRAAFEIFEPDAVMHLAAESHVDRSIDSPAAFLETNVRGTFTLLEEARRYWKNLSATASPKARDFRFHHISTDEVFGDLSGGEDFFTEETPYAPSSPYSASKAASDHLVRAWQRTYGLPTLVTNCSNNYGPRQFPEKLIPLTILNALAGRELPVYGDGGQIRDWLHVEDHVRALLLVLAHGRVGETYAVGGHCERRNIDVVHAICDILEEMAPQKPEGVSRYADLIRFVRDRPGHDGRYAIDASKIAAELGWRPRETFATGLRKTVRWYLDNEPWWRAILDGTYRCERLGTQV
- the rfbA gene encoding glucose-1-phosphate thymidylyltransferase RfbA — translated: MNYKGIVLAGGTGTRLHPITLGVSKQLLPVYDKPMIYYPMSVLMLAGIRDILLISTPLDLPQYQRLLGDGSRFGLRLSYAVQPEPAGIAQAFVIGEQFLASSPVCLILGDNIFHGQHFTEKLLRAASQQQGATIFGYMVKDPERFGVVSFDDAGNATAIEEKPDKPQSPFAVTGLYFYDHGVVDVAKAIKPSARNELEITSVNQAYLERGQLRVEKLGRGFAWLDTGTHTSLLEASAYVQTIEERQGLKVACLEEIAWRQGWIDDATMERAGQFFAKTGYGQYLLRLLQTR
- the rfbC gene encoding dTDP-4-dehydrorhamnose 3,5-epimerase, with translation MEFKTLAPNGPVLMIPTVHGDERGFFLETFRQNEFDAQCGPHVFVQDNHSKSRQNVLRGLHYQLERPQGKLVRVIQGHVCDVAVDLRASSPTFGQSFTALLDDVNRHMLWVPPGFAHGFLVLSPEAEFVYKCTTYYAPEDEHCLRWDDPAIGIDWPLSDADPVISAKDREGLSFADCPKYR